GCATCAGCATGTCGGTCAGGTAGAACGGCACGCCCAGAAGGACATTGCCCACAGCCACCCCGAAAAGCAGTGCCGGAACGGCGCCGCCTGCGAACAACGCCCAATCCCATCGGCTCCGCCATGCCGTGCCTTCGCGTTTGGAGCGGTACTTGAAGGCCACGGGCCGCACGATAAACGCCGCAAGCAGGACGAACATCGCCAGATAGAACCCTGAGAAACTGACCGCATAAAGCGGCGGCCAAGCAGCAAAGATCGCGCCGCCGCCAAGGACGAACCAGACCTGATTTCCTTCCCAGACGGGGCCGACCGTGTTGATGGCCACCCGCCGCTCCACGTTGGTTTTTGCGACGAAGGGCAGAAGCGCGCCGACGCCCATGTCAAACCCGTCGGTCAGGGCAAAGCCGATCAGCAGAACGCCCAGAAGCCCCCACCAGATCACGCGCAGAATCTCGTAGTCGATCAATTCATAGAGGATCATCGGTCTTACTCCGCTGGGGTTGCAGTTTTGTCGACGGGGGCAAAGGGTCCCTGCCCATCATGGGTGCGCAGGCGATGTGTGTGACGGGCCTCCCAGGCCTCCGTCTCGGCCACATCCTGGAACGGACCCTTGCGGATGTATTTCAGCATCAGGCCCATCTCGACCACGAACAGGACCGAGTAGAACAGCATGAAGCCCGCCAGCGTGATCAGAAGATCCTGAATGCTCAGATGGCTGACAGACAGGGCCGTGGGCAGGACGCCGTCGACGGTCCAGGGCTGGCGGCCATATTCCGCAACGAACCACCCCATTTCTGCCGCGATCCACGGTGTCGGGATCGCCACGACGGCGGCCCATAACGCCCATCCCGGATAGGTCTGCCCCCTGAAGGATGAGCGATAGACGAAATATGCCATCACGCCGATGAATGCGAAGCCAAGGCCGACCATGATCCGGAAGGACCAGAACAACGGCCAGACGGTCGGGACGGTATCACCGGCGGCCCGGGAAATCTGTTCGGGTGTCGCATCGCGCGGATCGTCCACATAGCGCAAAAGAAGATACGCAAATCCAAGATCGGCGGAATGTTCTTCGAAACGCGCCCGTATCTCTGGCGGTGTGGCGGCGCGCTGTTCCCGGATGGTCTGAAGCGCGTCATAGGCGATGATACCGCTGTCGATGCGCGCCTGCGCCTCTGCGGTCAGATCGCTTATTCCCGGCATTTCCCGTGTCAGCGAACGCGTTCCGATCAGCCCCATGACCCAGGGGATTTCCACGGCATAATGTGTTTCGCGCGCCGCCTGATCGGGAAACCCGATCAGCGTAAAAGGTGCGGGGGCGTCGTGGGTCTCCCACATGGCCTCGATCGCGGCCAGTTTCATACGCTGGGTGTGGCTTGCGGAATAGCCGGATTCGTCGCCAAGGACGACCACGGAGAGTGCCGAGGCAAGGCCGAATGATGCGGCGATGGTGACCGACCGGCGCGCCAGTTCCACATGGCGGTTCTTCAGCAGATACCAGGCGGAAACCCCCAGAACGAAGACTGCTGCCGTGACATAGCCCGCCGAAACTGTATGCACGAACTTCGCCTGTGCCACCTCATTGAAGAGAACTTCGGAAAAGGAGGTCATTTCCATGCGCATGGTTTCGGGGTTGAATTCCGCACCGACCGGGTTCTGCATCCAGCCATTCGCGATCAGGATCCAGAGCGCCGAGAAATTCGAACCAAGCGCGACAAGCCACGCCACGACCAGATGCTGAACCTTGCTGAGCCTGTCCCAGCCGAAAAAGAACAGCCCGACGAAGGTGGCCTCAAGGAAGAAAGCCATCAGCCCTTCAATGGCCAGCGGCGCCCCGAAGATGTCGCCCACATAATGGCTGTAATAGCTCCAGTTCATCCCGAACTGGAATTCCATGGTGATCCCGGTGGCGACGCCGATGGCAAAATTGATCCCGAACAACATGCCCCAGAATTTGGTCATCTGCCGCCAGACCGGACGGCCGGTCATGACATAGACGGTCTCCATGATCGCCACGATGACCGACAAGCCCAGCGTCAGCGGGACAAACAAAAAGTGATACATAGCCGTCATCGCGAATTGCAGGCGCGATAGCTCGACAATATCCAGTTCCATACGAAACTCTCCTGACAGGCGCCCGGCCTCTGTTCTGATGTGTGCGGGCGCGAAGGCAGCGTTGGATCTGCCTGTCATCAAGTCCGATTCCGGCGTCCCAACACTTCGGGCGGCAAGATAGATCGGCCTAAGGGAAAGCTTTGGTGACTTCGTCACCAATATCGGGGATCAACCGGATATTTTTCCGAACATCAGGTGATCTGTTCCGTGTTGCCGGGCCATAACGATCAGAGTTTTCGGTAAGGCGCGCCGAACCCGCCTCGTCGCGTGCTATGGCACAATGCTTGAAAATGATGGGTGAAAGGCCAATGCAAAATCGGCCTTGGGGCCTGCCTTGCCCATTTAAATAGAAACACCTGTCAAATTTGTCGGGTCAATGCCTGATGCCCGCGGCAATGATCCGGCCTGACTGTGCATGACGAGGTGTTTTCCGGCCCCTTTTTGGGGGCCGGATTAGGTCTCTATCTCATTCCGCGGGAACGAATTGACTGGCGGGGAGCCTGCCAAAATGGCGCC
The genomic region above belongs to Paracoccus sp. SCSIO 75233 and contains:
- a CDS encoding cytochrome ubiquinol oxidase subunit I — encoded protein: MELDIVELSRLQFAMTAMYHFLFVPLTLGLSVIVAIMETVYVMTGRPVWRQMTKFWGMLFGINFAIGVATGITMEFQFGMNWSYYSHYVGDIFGAPLAIEGLMAFFLEATFVGLFFFGWDRLSKVQHLVVAWLVALGSNFSALWILIANGWMQNPVGAEFNPETMRMEMTSFSEVLFNEVAQAKFVHTVSAGYVTAAVFVLGVSAWYLLKNRHVELARRSVTIAASFGLASALSVVVLGDESGYSASHTQRMKLAAIEAMWETHDAPAPFTLIGFPDQAARETHYAVEIPWVMGLIGTRSLTREMPGISDLTAEAQARIDSGIIAYDALQTIREQRAATPPEIRARFEEHSADLGFAYLLLRYVDDPRDATPEQISRAAGDTVPTVWPLFWSFRIMVGLGFAFIGVMAYFVYRSSFRGQTYPGWALWAAVVAIPTPWIAAEMGWFVAEYGRQPWTVDGVLPTALSVSHLSIQDLLITLAGFMLFYSVLFVVEMGLMLKYIRKGPFQDVAETEAWEARHTHRLRTHDGQGPFAPVDKTATPAE